One Oceaniferula flava genomic window carries:
- a CDS encoding helix-turn-helix domain-containing protein — MTTNNDNNLLTDDAVMALLGERAKQLRLRKNLTQTQLAKQSGVAKRTIERFENGASVQLTSFMRVLRALGQLTPLMELIPEYEATPMEMLMREKKGSYNPKKRLRASSKKTAPNENKETPWQWGAPPTDH; from the coding sequence ATGACGACTAATAATGACAATAACCTGTTAACAGACGATGCCGTCATGGCGTTGCTGGGTGAGCGGGCCAAGCAGCTTCGGCTGAGGAAAAACCTGACGCAGACCCAACTGGCGAAGCAATCGGGGGTAGCCAAACGCACCATTGAACGCTTTGAAAATGGGGCCTCGGTCCAGCTGACCAGCTTCATGCGCGTGCTGCGTGCGCTGGGGCAATTGACCCCACTGATGGAGCTCATCCCTGAATATGAAGCCACTCCCATGGAGATGCTGATGAGAGAAAAAAAAGGCAGCTACAATCCCAAAAAACGCCTTCGAGCATCGAGCAAAAAGACCGCCCCGAACGAGAACAAAGAAACCCCATGGCAATGGGGCGCCCCCCCCACTGACCACTGA
- a CDS encoding NAD-dependent deacylase: MNQEIFILTGAGISAESGLKTFRDAGGLWEGHKVEEVATPGAFAVDPDLVHHFYNQRRAQLREVEPNAAHRALAELQSKLGDHLTLVTQNVDDLHERAGCHDVIHMHGELLKKRCASCQMISPCTGDLTHDCTCTACGSMGRMRPHIVWFGEMPLCMEEIQAKLIAADVFIAIGTSGVVYPAAGFAEVAKNHGAKTIEINLEGTEQSPLFDEHLIGKASETVPDFVKRFS; encoded by the coding sequence ATGAATCAAGAGATTTTCATCCTCACCGGCGCCGGTATTTCGGCGGAATCCGGACTGAAAACCTTCCGCGATGCCGGAGGTCTCTGGGAAGGCCACAAGGTGGAAGAAGTGGCGACCCCCGGAGCCTTCGCAGTGGACCCTGACCTGGTGCATCATTTTTACAACCAACGCCGCGCCCAACTCCGCGAAGTGGAACCCAATGCCGCGCACAGGGCCTTAGCCGAACTTCAGTCGAAGCTCGGTGATCACCTCACTCTGGTGACCCAGAATGTCGACGATCTGCACGAGCGAGCCGGCTGTCACGATGTCATTCACATGCACGGCGAGCTACTGAAAAAACGCTGCGCCTCCTGTCAGATGATCAGCCCTTGCACAGGCGACCTCACCCACGACTGCACCTGCACCGCTTGCGGCAGCATGGGCCGGATGCGACCTCACATCGTCTGGTTTGGAGAAATGCCACTGTGCATGGAGGAAATTCAGGCCAAGCTGATTGCGGCGGACGTGTTCATCGCGATCGGCACATCAGGCGTGGTCTATCCGGCAGCTGGATTTGCCGAGGTGGCGAAGAACCACGGGGCGAAGACGATTGAGATCAATCTGGAAGGCACCGAGCAGTCGCCTCTTTTTGACGAGCACCTCATTGGCAAGGCCAGTGAGACAGTGCCGGATTTTGTGAAGCGCTTCTCTTAA
- a CDS encoding type II toxin-antitoxin system HipA family toxin, with protein sequence MSLIAEIKLWNRTIGAASLDDRGVCAFEYAADFQDSGIEVAPLVMPLSAEVYRFPELSPATFYGLPGLLADSLPDKFGNALIDAWLATQGRTPDSFNVIERLCYTGRRGMGALEFEPASNPVSQNSQALQMDQLVALASEVLSHRDHLQTQFGEDDAAALGDILKVGTSAGGARAKAVIAWNPLTNEVRSGQIDPASGFEHWLLKFDGVASNRDKELNDPKGFTATEYAYAQMATTAGITMMPCRLLEENDRRHFLTKRFDRAEDGRKIHMQSLCAMAHYDFNMAGHHSYEQCFLVMRQLGLTMEEIEQQFRRMAFNIVARNQDDHVKNIAFLMDQRGKWILSPAYDITYSYNPTGRWTSSHQMSMNGKQEYFSMEDFKECAKVAVMKRGRAETIVHEVIEVVSRWPMFASDAGIDRAWSAEIAQKHRLHF encoded by the coding sequence ATGAGCCTCATTGCAGAAATCAAACTTTGGAACCGCACCATTGGCGCGGCGAGCCTGGACGATCGTGGTGTCTGCGCCTTCGAATATGCTGCGGATTTCCAAGACAGCGGCATCGAGGTCGCTCCGCTGGTGATGCCTCTATCCGCAGAGGTCTACCGATTCCCAGAGCTCTCCCCTGCCACGTTTTACGGATTGCCTGGATTGCTGGCCGATTCGTTACCGGATAAATTCGGTAACGCACTGATCGACGCCTGGTTGGCCACACAAGGTCGGACTCCTGATTCGTTTAACGTCATCGAGCGTCTGTGCTATACCGGTCGGCGCGGCATGGGAGCGCTGGAGTTCGAGCCAGCGAGCAATCCGGTGTCGCAGAACAGCCAGGCCCTGCAAATGGACCAGCTGGTGGCCTTGGCCTCGGAGGTTTTGAGTCATCGCGATCATTTGCAGACCCAATTTGGCGAAGATGACGCAGCAGCCTTGGGCGATATTCTCAAAGTGGGCACCTCGGCAGGTGGCGCGCGGGCCAAGGCGGTGATCGCGTGGAATCCGCTGACCAATGAGGTGAGGTCAGGCCAGATCGATCCTGCGTCCGGTTTCGAACACTGGCTGCTGAAGTTTGACGGTGTGGCATCGAACCGCGACAAAGAACTCAACGATCCCAAAGGCTTCACTGCCACCGAATACGCCTACGCCCAGATGGCCACCACGGCGGGAATCACTATGATGCCGTGTCGGTTGCTAGAGGAAAATGACCGTCGGCATTTTCTCACCAAACGCTTTGACCGGGCGGAAGATGGCCGAAAAATCCACATGCAGAGCCTCTGTGCCATGGCGCACTACGATTTCAACATGGCGGGGCATCATTCCTACGAGCAATGTTTTCTGGTGATGCGCCAGCTGGGATTGACCATGGAGGAAATCGAGCAGCAATTCCGCAGAATGGCGTTCAACATCGTCGCCAGGAACCAGGATGATCACGTCAAGAACATCGCCTTTCTCATGGACCAACGTGGAAAATGGATCCTCTCCCCCGCCTACGACATCACCTACAGCTACAACCCCACAGGCCGCTGGACCTCCAGCCACCAGATGAGCATGAATGGCAAACAGGAGTATTTTTCCATGGAGGACTTCAAGGAGTGCGCTAAGGTCGCGGTGATGAAACGAGGACGTGCTGAGACGATTGTGCATGAAGTGATCGAAGTGGTCAGTCGCTGGCCTATGTTCGCCAGTGACGCGGGGATCGACCGTGCCTGGAGCGCAGAAATTGCGCAGAAACACCGCCTGCATTTTTAA